The Achromobacter deleyi genome has a window encoding:
- a CDS encoding amidase encodes MHEAWAHSKARNAQVQAWTHLADAAALPQAQAGQGALAGAAFGVKDVIDVAGMPTRSGSPATSPAPARWDASCVAQLRAAGAVPIGKTVTAEFAYVTPGPTRNPHNLAHTPGGSSSGSAAAVAAGMVDIALGTQTGGSMIRPAAFCGVVGFKPTFGRVHRLGMSVVCDSLDTIGWFSRTVEQSQAVAAVLLPGETAQASHASRRAPRVALLPCDALGALSPAAGRALEDCAARLRDHGATIVAPALDADLATLLHIHAQTMHAELARGLLPMLHSAQAGLLSPALRNAIERGLAIPHAEYVTLQRTRERLARDWREHFGDVDFIVTPSAPCEAPEGMQSTGSSLFNRVWSLLGWPALHLPTGRADNGLPVGVQWVARPDEDQTLLGWARQLHPLIGLG; translated from the coding sequence ATGCATGAAGCGTGGGCTCACAGCAAGGCCCGGAATGCGCAGGTGCAGGCTTGGACGCACCTGGCCGACGCTGCCGCTTTGCCGCAAGCCCAGGCCGGGCAGGGCGCGCTGGCCGGCGCCGCATTCGGCGTCAAGGACGTCATCGATGTCGCCGGCATGCCGACGCGGTCCGGCTCGCCCGCGACCTCGCCCGCTCCCGCCAGATGGGACGCAAGTTGCGTGGCGCAACTGCGCGCGGCGGGCGCCGTCCCCATCGGCAAGACCGTCACGGCGGAGTTCGCATACGTCACGCCCGGCCCCACCCGCAACCCGCACAACCTGGCGCATACGCCCGGCGGCTCATCCAGCGGCTCGGCCGCCGCGGTCGCCGCCGGCATGGTGGATATCGCCCTGGGTACGCAGACCGGCGGGTCGATGATCCGGCCTGCGGCATTCTGCGGCGTGGTGGGCTTCAAGCCCACCTTTGGCCGCGTGCACAGGCTGGGCATGAGCGTGGTGTGCGATTCGCTCGACACCATCGGCTGGTTCAGCCGCACGGTGGAACAGTCTCAAGCAGTGGCGGCGGTGCTGTTGCCCGGCGAAACGGCCCAGGCGAGCCACGCGTCCAGGCGCGCGCCCCGCGTCGCGCTGTTGCCTTGCGACGCCCTCGGCGCGCTCAGCCCGGCCGCCGGCCGGGCGCTGGAGGACTGCGCCGCGCGGCTGCGCGATCACGGCGCGACCATCGTCGCTCCCGCGCTGGACGCGGACCTGGCAACGCTGTTGCATATTCACGCGCAAACCATGCACGCCGAACTGGCTCGCGGCCTGCTGCCGATGTTGCACAGCGCGCAGGCCGGACTGCTGTCGCCGGCGCTGCGCAACGCGATCGAACGCGGCCTGGCGATTCCGCACGCCGAATACGTAACCCTGCAACGCACCCGGGAACGCCTGGCGCGCGACTGGCGGGAGCACTTTGGCGACGTCGACTTCATTGTCACGCCCAGTGCGCCTTGCGAGGCGCCCGAGGGCATGCAGTCCACCGGATCATCCCTTTTCAACCGCGTCTGGTCGCTGCTGGGCTGGCCCGCGCTGCACCTGCCCACGGGACGGGCGGACAACGGTTTGCCGGTAGGAGTGCAGTGGGTAGCGCGGCCCGACGAGGACCAGACCCTACTGGGCTGGGCCAGGCAACTGCATCCGCTGATCGGGCTCGGCTGA
- the dkgB gene encoding 2,5-didehydrogluconate reductase DkgB, with the protein MSIPAFGAGTFRLQGQVVIDSVRNALDVGYRAIDTAQIYENEAEVGQAIAESGVARADLFLTTKIWVPNYAKDKLVPSLKDSLAKLRTDYVDLTLIHWPAPDNGVTVDEFMNALADARAQGLTRQIGISNFPIAQTQAAIAAVGREQIATNQIELSPYLQNRKLTGFLKEQGIPVTSYMTLAYGKVLKDPVINQIARRHDATPAQVALAWALQLGYAVIPSSTKRENLASNLLAQQLRLSDEDMAQIAALERNGREVSPQGLAAAWD; encoded by the coding sequence GCAGGCACGTTCCGCCTGCAAGGCCAGGTCGTCATTGATTCGGTGCGCAACGCGCTGGACGTCGGCTACCGCGCCATTGATACCGCCCAGATCTACGAAAACGAGGCCGAAGTCGGCCAGGCGATCGCCGAATCGGGCGTGGCGCGCGCAGACCTGTTCCTCACCACCAAGATCTGGGTGCCGAACTACGCGAAGGACAAGCTCGTTCCCAGCCTGAAAGACAGCCTGGCCAAGCTGCGCACCGACTACGTGGACCTGACGCTCATACACTGGCCCGCGCCGGACAACGGCGTGACCGTAGACGAATTCATGAACGCGCTGGCCGACGCCCGCGCGCAGGGCCTGACCCGCCAGATCGGTATTTCCAACTTCCCCATCGCGCAGACGCAAGCCGCCATCGCCGCCGTGGGCCGCGAGCAGATCGCCACCAACCAGATCGAGCTCAGCCCGTATCTGCAGAACCGCAAGCTCACCGGCTTCCTGAAGGAACAAGGCATCCCTGTCACGTCCTACATGACGCTGGCCTACGGCAAGGTGTTGAAGGACCCGGTCATCAACCAGATCGCCCGCCGCCACGACGCCACGCCCGCGCAAGTCGCGCTGGCCTGGGCGTTGCAGCTGGGCTATGCCGTCATCCCGTCGTCGACCAAGCGCGAGAACCTGGCCAGCAACCTGCTCGCCCAGCAGCTGCGCCTCTCCGACGAAGACATGGCGCAGATCGCCGCGCTGGAACGCAACGGCCGCGAAGTCAGCCCGCAAGGCCTGGCCGCCGCCTGGGACTGA
- a CDS encoding alkene reductase, producing the protein MKTRDPLFEPLTLGSLTLPNRIVMPPMTRSRATQPGDTANALMAHYYAQRASAGLIVSEGTYISPMGKGYAGTPGLCTPAQVAGWRCVTDAVHAAGGRIYAQLWHVGRLSHTSLLDGRAPVSSSAIQADGVNVFIENEDGSPNFVQASAPRELAIDEIHAIVEQYRQAARNAIVAGFDGVELHAANGYLVNQFLDSHANARTDEYGGSLENRIRFLDEVARALIETMGDPSRVGIRLAPLTTLNGCVDADPVATYTAAAKRLGEIGVGYVHIAEADWDDAPDMPLSFKQTLRRVYPGVLIYAGKYTAERARDALQAGWADLIAFGRPFVANPDLPERLRHDEPLAEHDRNTLFGGDARGLTDYPAYPARRISPPAA; encoded by the coding sequence ATGAAAACACGCGATCCCTTGTTTGAACCGCTGACCCTGGGCAGCCTGACCCTGCCCAACCGCATCGTCATGCCGCCGATGACGCGCTCGCGCGCCACGCAGCCGGGCGACACCGCCAATGCCCTGATGGCCCACTACTATGCGCAGCGCGCCAGCGCCGGCCTGATCGTCAGCGAAGGCACCTATATCTCACCCATGGGCAAGGGCTATGCCGGCACGCCCGGCCTCTGCACGCCGGCGCAGGTCGCCGGCTGGCGCTGCGTCACCGATGCGGTGCACGCCGCTGGCGGCCGCATATATGCGCAGCTGTGGCATGTGGGCCGCTTGAGCCACACCAGCCTGCTGGACGGCCGGGCCCCCGTGTCCTCGTCGGCCATCCAGGCCGACGGCGTCAATGTCTTCATCGAAAACGAAGACGGCAGCCCCAACTTCGTGCAAGCCTCCGCCCCCCGCGAACTGGCCATCGACGAGATCCACGCGATCGTCGAGCAATACCGCCAGGCGGCGCGCAACGCCATCGTCGCCGGCTTCGACGGAGTGGAACTGCATGCCGCCAACGGCTATCTGGTCAACCAGTTCCTGGACTCCCACGCCAACGCGCGCACCGATGAATACGGCGGCTCGCTGGAAAACCGCATCCGCTTCCTGGACGAAGTGGCGCGCGCGCTGATCGAAACCATGGGCGATCCCTCCCGCGTCGGCATCCGCCTCGCCCCGCTGACCACGCTCAACGGCTGCGTGGACGCGGACCCGGTGGCCACCTATACCGCCGCGGCGAAGCGTCTGGGCGAAATCGGCGTGGGCTACGTGCACATCGCCGAAGCCGACTGGGACGACGCGCCGGACATGCCCCTGTCCTTCAAGCAGACACTGCGCCGCGTCTACCCGGGCGTCCTGATCTACGCCGGCAAGTACACCGCCGAGCGCGCCCGCGACGCGCTGCAGGCCGGCTGGGCCGACCTGATCGCCTTCGGCCGCCCGTTCGTGGCCAATCCCGACCTGCCGGAACGCCTGCGCCACGACGAACCGCTGGCCGAGCATGACCGCAACACCCTGTTTGGCGGGGATGCGCGCGGGCTGACGGACTATCCGGCCTACCCGGCCCGACGGATCAGTCCGCCAGCTGCTTGA
- a CDS encoding LysR family transcriptional regulator, translating to MLIDSRLLQVFAVVAEELHFGRAAQRLHLSQPPLSQSVRKLEEALGVQLLERTTRTVRLTAAGAELARRIRQMAVEHEATIRHVRQAASGEAGQLTIGLTPSAAYSNVPQALFVFRQRYPGVMLDLLEMNSSEMPDALHQRRLDLALLRPPFADADLAPVPLYSEPMVLALRRDHPLAGKRWVTMAQVLDLPLVGYARERSRYFSQVLRQMVEAAGKPANIVQESMIPTILTLVEAGFGAAVVPASLARMRMDILAYVGIRGPGAFRAELAAARHPDNPNPSIDAFVAIMREIKQLAD from the coding sequence ATGCTGATCGACAGCCGCCTGCTCCAGGTATTTGCCGTGGTGGCCGAGGAATTGCATTTCGGCCGCGCCGCGCAGCGCTTGCACTTGAGCCAGCCTCCCTTGAGCCAAAGCGTGCGCAAGCTGGAAGAAGCGTTGGGCGTCCAGCTGCTGGAACGCACCACGCGCACGGTCAGGCTGACGGCGGCGGGCGCCGAGCTTGCGCGCCGCATCCGGCAGATGGCGGTGGAGCACGAGGCCACTATCCGCCACGTGCGGCAGGCGGCCAGCGGCGAGGCTGGCCAGCTGACCATCGGGCTCACGCCCAGCGCGGCCTACTCGAATGTGCCGCAGGCCCTGTTCGTATTCCGCCAGCGCTACCCGGGCGTAATGCTGGACCTGCTGGAAATGAACTCAAGCGAAATGCCGGACGCGCTGCACCAGCGCCGGCTGGATCTGGCCCTGCTGCGTCCGCCGTTTGCGGATGCGGACCTGGCGCCGGTGCCGCTCTACTCCGAGCCCATGGTGCTGGCGCTGCGGCGCGACCATCCGCTGGCGGGAAAACGCTGGGTGACGATGGCGCAGGTCCTGGATCTGCCGCTGGTGGGCTATGCGCGCGAACGCTCGCGTTATTTCAGCCAGGTGCTGCGGCAGATGGTCGAGGCGGCGGGCAAGCCGGCCAACATCGTGCAGGAAAGCATGATCCCGACGATCCTGACGCTGGTCGAAGCGGGCTTTGGCGCGGCGGTGGTGCCGGCGTCGCTGGCGCGGATGCGCATGGACATCCTGGCCTATGTCGGCATCCGCGGGCCGGGCGCCTTCCGCGCGGAACTGGCGGCCGCCCGCCATCCCGACAACCCCAATCCGTCGATCGACGCCTTCGTCGCGATCATGCGGGAAATCAAGCAGCTGGCGGACTGA
- a CDS encoding DUF799 domain-containing protein: MMSRIFRVGLLAAVALLAGCVAPPQKNVDYTAFRESKPASILVLPPLNTSVDVAASAAVLAQATLPLAESGYYVIPVGVMEETFKQNGLTSPDDIHELPAVRLREIFGADAALYMTVKQYGSSYAVVASSITVSIDAELLDLRNGAKLWSGSKQVVQANNNSGGGLLGMLVQAMVDQVVNTLSDRSYGVAGMTNNMLLSAGQAGGILYGPRSPRYKAQ; the protein is encoded by the coding sequence ATGATGAGCAGAATTTTCCGCGTGGGCTTGCTGGCGGCAGTTGCGCTGTTGGCGGGTTGCGTAGCCCCCCCGCAAAAGAACGTGGATTACACGGCCTTCCGCGAAAGCAAGCCGGCCTCGATCCTGGTCCTGCCGCCCCTGAACACCTCGGTGGACGTTGCCGCGTCCGCGGCGGTGCTGGCGCAAGCCACGCTGCCGCTGGCGGAATCCGGCTACTACGTGATTCCGGTGGGCGTCATGGAAGAGACCTTCAAGCAGAATGGCCTGACCTCGCCCGACGATATCCATGAGCTTCCGGCCGTGCGGCTGCGCGAGATCTTCGGCGCGGATGCCGCGCTGTACATGACGGTCAAGCAATACGGGTCGAGCTATGCCGTGGTGGCGAGTTCGATCACGGTCTCGATCGATGCGGAGCTGCTGGACCTGCGCAACGGCGCCAAGCTGTGGAGCGGCAGCAAGCAGGTGGTGCAGGCCAACAACAACAGCGGCGGCGGCCTGCTCGGCATGCTGGTCCAGGCCATGGTCGATCAGGTCGTCAACACCCTGTCGGACCGCAGCTATGGCGTGGCGGGCATGACGAACAACATGCTGCTCAGCGCAGGCCAGGCCGGCGGCATCCTGTACGGTCCGCGTTCGCCGCGCTACAAAGCGCAATAA
- a CDS encoding CsgG/HfaB family protein, with translation MLNKVVKIGALALLSTLIAGCATERSQAVAVPAVAAASKPYEGVRSPISVGKFDNRTNYLRGVFSDGVDRLGGQAKTILVSHLQRSGRFQVMDRDNLSEIAQEAAFNKKAAQIKGARYVVTGDVTAFGRKVTGDQQLFGILGRGKEQVAYAKVDLNVVDTTTSEVVYSASGAGEFSLSNREVVGFGGTAGYDSTLNGKVLDLAIREAVDRLVDGIEQGAWQPAKN, from the coding sequence ATGTTGAACAAGGTCGTGAAGATCGGGGCGTTGGCGCTGCTGTCGACGCTTATCGCGGGTTGCGCCACTGAGCGTTCGCAAGCCGTGGCGGTGCCTGCCGTCGCGGCGGCCAGCAAGCCGTACGAAGGCGTGCGCAGCCCGATTTCCGTCGGCAAGTTCGACAATCGGACGAATTATCTGCGCGGCGTGTTCTCCGACGGCGTGGACCGCCTGGGCGGCCAGGCCAAGACGATTCTGGTCAGCCATCTGCAGCGCAGCGGCCGCTTTCAAGTGATGGATCGCGACAATCTCTCGGAAATCGCCCAGGAAGCCGCCTTCAACAAGAAGGCCGCCCAGATCAAGGGCGCGCGCTATGTCGTGACCGGCGACGTGACGGCCTTCGGCCGCAAGGTGACGGGCGACCAGCAACTGTTCGGCATTCTCGGCCGCGGCAAGGAACAGGTGGCCTACGCCAAGGTGGACCTGAACGTGGTGGATACCACGACCTCGGAAGTCGTCTATTCCGCGTCCGGCGCCGGCGAGTTCAGCCTGTCCAACCGTGAAGTGGTCGGTTTTGGCGGTACGGCCGGCTACGACTCCACGCTCAACGGCAAGGTCCTGGACCTGGCTATCCGCGAAGCGGTCGATCGCCTGGTCGACGGTATCGAGCAGGGCGCCTGGCAGCCCGCCAAGAATTAA
- a CDS encoding Bug family tripartite tricarboxylate transporter substrate binding protein — protein sequence MRAASGTIKLLAGAFAASLCLAPASAWAQAAYPNQAIKFIVPYAAGGSSDTRSRQLAQKLSDSLGVPVVVDNKPGASGNIGTGQIATAKPDGYTIGLGNFAPMAVNQALYAMPFDPARDLAPVALIELGPMALGVNDKSPYADPAALVQDAKANPEKLNYASTGAGSASHLSAELFKEQAGMHATHVPYRGGAPAVNDLIAGNVDFYIELPSLFLPHSTGPAPRIKMLAVAADKRVPGLPGVPTFKELGLPDMVVSNWFGVIAPAGTPPDVVKTLNEHINRALQDPQYRSVVESQGGEVAGGTPEQFRAFIASESARWTQLIRQKQIKVQ from the coding sequence ATGCGTGCAGCATCCGGAACGATCAAACTCCTGGCCGGCGCCTTCGCCGCCAGCCTGTGCCTGGCCCCGGCCAGCGCCTGGGCGCAAGCCGCCTATCCCAACCAGGCCATCAAATTCATCGTGCCCTATGCGGCGGGCGGCAGCTCGGACACGCGCTCGCGCCAGCTGGCCCAGAAGCTCAGCGACTCGCTGGGCGTGCCGGTGGTGGTGGACAACAAGCCCGGCGCCAGCGGCAACATCGGCACCGGTCAGATCGCCACCGCCAAGCCCGACGGCTACACGATAGGCCTGGGCAACTTCGCCCCCATGGCGGTCAACCAGGCGCTGTATGCGATGCCTTTCGACCCGGCGCGCGATCTTGCGCCCGTGGCCCTCATCGAGCTCGGCCCCATGGCGCTGGGCGTGAACGACAAGTCGCCGTACGCGGACCCGGCCGCGCTGGTGCAGGACGCCAAGGCCAATCCCGAAAAGCTCAACTACGCGTCCACGGGCGCTGGCAGCGCATCGCACCTGAGCGCCGAGCTGTTCAAGGAACAGGCCGGCATGCATGCCACGCATGTGCCCTATCGGGGCGGCGCGCCCGCCGTCAATGACCTGATCGCCGGCAATGTGGACTTCTACATTGAACTGCCCAGCCTGTTCCTGCCGCACTCGACCGGCCCGGCGCCCCGCATCAAGATGCTGGCGGTGGCGGCCGACAAGCGCGTGCCCGGCCTGCCCGGCGTGCCGACCTTCAAGGAACTGGGCTTGCCCGACATGGTGGTCTCCAACTGGTTCGGTGTGATCGCCCCCGCCGGCACGCCGCCCGATGTCGTCAAGACGCTGAACGAGCACATCAACCGCGCCCTTCAGGACCCGCAGTACCGCAGCGTCGTCGAGTCGCAAGGCGGCGAGGTCGCCGGCGGCACGCCGGAGCAGTTCCGGGCCTTCATCGCCAGCGAGAGCGCGCGCTGGACCCAGCTGATCCGCCAAAAGCAGATCAAGGTCCAATGA
- a CDS encoding DUF4810 domain-containing protein, which yields MLNHPEKRRQAALARAGRGLAIAALAGLLSACAQQPKSMYSWQSYQTSVYAYLKDDGADYATQTLALEKNIETARASNTELPPGFRAHLGMLYMKMGDGDKGVEQMQGEKAAFPESAPFMDFLLRNVGKPQAQQSAVTPTAEQTAPAQASAPKKGS from the coding sequence ATGCTGAATCATCCTGAGAAACGCCGCCAGGCCGCGCTTGCCCGCGCGGGCCGCGGGTTGGCGATCGCGGCCCTGGCCGGCCTGCTGTCCGCGTGCGCGCAGCAGCCCAAGTCCATGTATAGCTGGCAGTCCTACCAGACCTCGGTCTACGCCTACCTCAAGGACGACGGCGCGGATTACGCGACGCAGACCCTGGCCCTGGAAAAGAACATCGAGACCGCCCGCGCTTCCAACACCGAACTGCCGCCCGGGTTCCGCGCGCATCTTGGCATGCTGTACATGAAGATGGGCGACGGCGACAAGGGCGTCGAGCAAATGCAGGGCGAGAAAGCGGCGTTTCCTGAGTCCGCTCCGTTCATGGACTTCCTGCTGCGCAATGTAGGCAAGCCGCAAGCGCAGCAGTCCGCCGTTACGCCGACTGCCGAGCAGACGGCGCCCGCGCAAGCCAGCGCACCGAAGAAGGGATCGTGA